The following is a genomic window from Thalassophryne amazonica chromosome 14, fThaAma1.1, whole genome shotgun sequence.
CTACAGCCCCAAAGTTGGTGCAAGCTGAGCAAACAAAAACATCACAGAGGAAACCCCAATCAAAGGAGCAGGATTTGGACCACAGAGAAGTTCACCTGACTCCAACAGAAAGTCGAAAGCCAGACAGAAAAGAGGGGCGCTATAGACAAAAGCAACAAGACAAACAGGAGAGAAAAGAAGACAGGAGACTGGCGGAGGAGCAGCTACTGAGACGTCCCTGGATCCAAAACTCAGaaggagaggaggaagaggaagcaATACATGGTCAGAGGAAGAAAGAGGAGACATCGACAGAAGAACAAAGGAGGCAGAGGGAGCAGCAGCAGGGATGCGAATGGCCAACAGTCCAGGCCAAACAGAGACCGCATACAAACACCGAGCAACACTGCCCTCAAGAAGAGTCACGCCATCAGGGCAGGACGAAAAAGGGAGGGAAAAGTGAAGAAAACAAAGTGTTGCAGATAGACACATCACCTTCCCATATAATTTCCCCAGACCCTCATAGACAATcgtactcttcttcttcttcttcttcaagttcagaatcagaatctgaGTATCAGCTTAAGATTGCCAAAGTACCTGCTGATTCTACCTCCAGTAGGACACTCAGAAAGAGAGGACAGCAAGGTCCGGGGAGACCTGAGAGCAACAGGCCAAAGGCGGTACACCCCAAAGGACCTACACCAGGTATTCCGGGTGAGCAGCAGCAGAGTGAGGGGAGGCAGAAGCTCTACACCCTGGTCCCGTTTGGGCGAAGTGAACAGGCTACAGCACCATCCCAACGAGGGCTACGAAATCTAGTGGTGCAGTTCGATCTGTGTCTGCTAAAACGTGTCCCTGATAGCACCACCAACACGACACCCACAAAAAACTCATCTTCCTTGTCATCTTCATCAACTAAGGACAAGCAAAGAGACACTATGAAGCACCAACACAACCCCGAGACAATGAATAAAGACAGCAAAAGAAAACGCAAGGTACTCAGCGTTCATATATATTACTCGCCGTCTTTGAATGTGATGTGATAAATGTATCTTTAACAACTTTCAGACACAAactgtgtttgtgtatttgtgtttgtgagACCAGTTGGAGAATGGTGGGTCACACTGTGAAAGCAAGAGGAGCACGCCGTATGCAAAGGACCTCTCGGGACGCACGGACTCCTCATCCCGCCCATCTGAGACCAACTTTTCTACTGAGACCACACACAACGGGTGAGAACACCACGCACAGAATTTCCTCTTGTCCATCTGTTATCTGCACTCGTTTAGAACCTGTTGAGGATCAGGCCGGGTTTGAACTTGATTCCAGTGAACATGGGGCAACAGCCAAGATACACCCCACTGTTTCAGGTTAAATGTGTCATACACAGTATATGTGTCAACTATTCACATTTGCTGTCGTTTGTGTGTGTACATGCAGGTACTTGGAGGAGTACTTGGACAATAAGAAGCCATTGTCTCCACTGTCTCCCTTGTCTCCTCTGCCCAACACTCCTGAGTCTACCAAATCATCATCCAAAGCAAAGAATTATGAGCACCATTACTCCCACTCCCACAAGAATAAAGAAAAAACTAAAGATACTGCTTTAAAGGTAAAATAAAAATGCTTTCTTATCCAACTGAGTGTTATATCTTTGTAGTTTCCAATGGGATACAAACACCAGACTTCTTGCTTATGAGACCAATTCCCTTCCAGGTCAGCTAAAGGGAATCCCCATTAGTCAAGCTTGTAGAAACATTTTTCAATCCAGATTTCACCTTACCACATACCACATTTTACTTCATCCTGAGGTCACAGGTGCAGCTAAGCATTCAGAATCTTCACCTGTAACTGGGACAGACGCCTCTCACATCCTGTCAGCAGTGCCCATTTGTAATTAAGTGGTATATCTGTGTGGCTTCTGGTATAATTCAAACACTAGACTTCTCACTCATGAGACCAatgctctaccaggtcagccaatggGGAATCCCTACTTCCCAAGCCAGTTGGAGCATTTTTCAGTATGGATTTCACATTGCTTGCAAAGTGAATTCATGGGCAGAATGATGTCTTCATTTGTAGCAAGTTGTTGGCTGAAAAACAAGCAggcaaaaaacaacaaccatTAGTATCCGAACAGAGGCAGAATGTTTGGATACCATATTTTCTGAAAGCTTTGTATCTCTATAGTTAATTTCAGCATGATGCCAATCATAATTAGCTTcgtgatttttacaggcttttaaaTTGATCCCCGATCAaccaaaattttatttttatgaaaaatattttttgcctttaaagacatATGCATGATAGAATGCTAAATGCCATTGTAATCACATGCTAAATATCATTTGATGTTCAATTTTACATAAACAAAAAAATACTAAATCCAATATGGCCCCCAATATCCAAGCTGGCATCTAAAAATATATCAAATGCATCATTCAAACATTTTCCCAAGAAGATGCTTTTTATGGTCTTAAATACCACATATGTCAACTGTAACTTTTGTTTCATAAAATGTAAATTAGACAATTAAGGAGATGGTTAATACAATTATTTTGGCCTTTTCAACATTTGAGGGTATAATTACTTCTGCTCTGAAATTGATTGAATAAAAGAataattcttcagttcagaacataggtttttgggggggggttttttACCCCTCATATTTAGtacatggccaagtggttagtgcacttcagtgcggaaagttcccggttcaaaccccacccctgccacatttctccatgcaatggggagttgcgacaggaagggtatccagcataaaacttgtgccaaatcaatatgcaaatccaccttggatctgatgtggtgaccctgagtgaaaacaagggagcagccaaagggtcttactattTAGTACATGGCTACAAACTACTGAGATGAATTAACACTTAACAACTGCACATTTTTGCATATGTTTGAACATCACCATGATATGTAGTATGATtgattacaatacaattttatatTGTATTTGGCATTTATATGTGTTTacatacaatttaaaaaaaaaattcaaaaatttaaAGTTGTGATCAATAGAGGTCCATTTGAAAGGCTGTAAAATCAAGAAAGCTACTCTTAGAGATATGTAGCCCCCAACCCACCAAATGGTAGTTATGACAGCTCCTGGTACCTACTCTGCTAGTGGTTGCAGTgcattgttgaaattattatccttgttattgctgttgttgttacaTCAACAAACCAATCTGTGATGTAAATGTCATGACTGAGTTCTACCTCGACCACAAAAAACAACTTCTAAGGATTTTAATATTTTGATGTTTAGTGACTGCACCCCATCATTGCATTTTATAATCATGTCTTCAGTTCAGACTCATGTTCTGTCACTGCATATTGTCAAACTGgtattgtgtttttatgttagaatggccaaaacagatggtcaccccactggatcgagtctgcttgaggtttcttcccatagtcaaaaaaaaaaaaatgctgagagAATTTATTTATCACCGCTGTAGCCGATATACTTGTTCATGGGGCGGGTAAGGTTTAGTTGTTACTAATGTATAGCACTTTGAGATGATGTGTTataatttggtgctgtataaataaattgaattgcagTCTTTGTACATGCGGAATAGTTAGCAGCATTTGCACTGAACTACAATCATAGAGCCGTATATGAGTACTAGGGTCCGCACTTACAATTCTTCCTACATAACGCGAATGTTCCTTCATGGAGAGCGATGTGCCAtgtggcaaaatattgatgaagtgccCAGATGTCAAATGTTTCATGTGCATTTTCAATGCGGATACGCAAGTAAACACACATGgaaaaaagcttgcaaaatatcgagccagtaaaattaatttattaaattatgtaaggaatGTATTAAAATTACCCTGACACCAACACATtctgaaatattagtgttgaaagttcacACGGATCCGATCTGTTCCAGCTACAATCACTTCCTTTGCGGATGATCGTTCATGAGTCACATTTTATTCCAGGCACTGCCGGGCAAAATCAAGGTACAGAAGTTGAAGTTGAACATGTCATAATCCAAACAAGTTAGTGTTGAAAGCTTACACAGGTCCAGCTTCTAAATTCTGCAGACATAACAAGGCACAATGTCACAACACACACAATCCAGACTGGGCATTAATTAATTCCACATGGTAAATCCATTTAAATGTCAGTTCTGCTTCTGTCTTCATATTCCTGCATTGCACAGGCATTACGCTCTGCAAGATACACCAGTTTATCACCCAGAAATCATGGAaaaagtaacaacaacaacaaccaaaatgacttacttatggaaggaaatgtctcccttcttcctctggTTGTGGCGTTACCAACATGCGCAGCTGTCCGGCATTTTCCAGCTGTTTCTTGACCAGATCTATGAGCGTCAATGTGCACTGGCCACTGAGTTGCCCGGTGTTAAAATGGCAACCATGCCCCCTTGCCGGCACAGATCTCAGTGCGAGTGCagactctagtactcatatacagCTCTATGACTACAACCCACATTAGCATGCTAGCATCTCTTATCAACAAGTCAGGACTCATCACTTACCATGTATTTGTGTTATCTGTGGTTAAATCAGCGACAAGAGTGTTAGGTTCTTTTTTATttaagaattggacaggaaacagacttcaaagtttagatgttttaTTGAAAAGGCGCCTACACTGATACAGAGAGTCAGCAGCGCTGGGGTCTTTGAACAGATCACATGCAACATCTGGAACAAAAAGCCAAGATTTCCTCCTTGCATtaacttttattcctgagtcTAGGCCGGccccatgtgggcggtccttagcctctcgtgaatcagtggctatgtgattggctgcaaagtgaagtgaAGTAGCCGGTTATAGGCGGGTGTCGTGCTCATGTTGTGTTCAAAACGGTATGTAAAAATTTgacagtgtgtgtctgcgtgtcacGCAACAaatcagtgttccatcatgccgtCCAAATAGAtgcgaatactttggttttatcaattagacagctataaaaaaatcagattattttatcaattagacagctataaaaagatcagatggttgtgTCAaacacaaggacattttggatgtgcgtcagccatttttaaAAGCAGTTAGataaagatcagatagttacaaggacattttggatgtgcatcagccattttgtaatatgcatcatggaacactgacAAGACTTTATTTTTCCCTACACTTCATACACCTGAACTTTGGTTCTCAAAGTTTACTCAGTTCTAAAACAAAAGAGTTTTCCATTTACCACCACAGCAGCTGTAGCATGCTATATATTTAGCTAGCTTGTCATCTATAAAAGTTTGGTCTTCTCACTCTGTGTTCTATCCAACATTAACTATAACCACTTGAGGGTCACAGATCACTTTGAGGGAATATGACCAAAGTATTTTTgtagaaagtgattttttttatgatttttgttTAACATTAAGATATGTATGACCTGTCAATCCAGCCCAAGATGGAGATGGAATGTGTGAAAGTGTTAAAACAGCCCCAGCTACTGTCTGAGACCTGGGGTCCCATAGGACACAAGGGGACCATGCCCAACCATGAACCGTGAGTACATATTTACATCATCCACACAGCTCAGTGCACTGATTGAATCACTCTCGTTGCTGACACATGGGTCTTTGGTCGAGCAAATACGATAAAATACTGTGATTGTATGTTCACTCTTTCCCTTGTTACTCTTTGTAGTCCACACCATGCCGAGTACTACTTACATGAAGCCAAGAGGATAAAGCACCGCGCCGATGCAATGGTAAGTCCGACATCTTTGAAGGAAAATGTGAATGGTTTCATATgattcctgttgtgaaagtgtagtgacaccgacccacaacagggggcgcaaatgaacggtcaatagatgagccaaaaaataacaatttaatgttgtgaaggtgcacaacgaacatacagacaatctcagaatatgattacagtcaatccacaaaggtgacgtgtgggcaggctcgaggatagaagacgtctgtcctgagaagagccggaaccacacgatttccaccgccaccgaacctggtgaatactggagccgccaagtcccgaattcccaggtgatcaccgtccccgactgtcggatctggtactgctggcgaagaacaaagacagtcaagtgtgggtgtgtgtacaccctgtaacaacaatggtgggaatgccacctccacctctcactcaatattctgcagagtaccgctgtgattcctcaggggaaaagagtgccgtcctgcactcactcagcttccacagaaaaagggaccggtactcctgcaaacactcacaatatacagatatattgcaaaacacaaacggctgagtctgttacctccaaagaagtacgatatctcggcaacgaggtggagatgacgtctggtctttatggagtgagatgatgtagagtagatgggtgacagctgtcaagagataatgagtgacagctgtcacccccggctgtatctgtggcggcagcgccctctcgtgcctgaagcccgcacttcaggcagggcgcccactggtggtgggccagcagtacctcctcttctggcggcccacacaacaattacatgTGTAGATGGTCCGCCTcgccgcatccaccacaccacaaaacCTTGTGTCGGCGACAACCCAGGCAACCCTACCTCTGGAatctaaccatctatctgccgtagccaggtgaaacatgggtatgACCTTCTCCGGGAAATGGGATCCTTAAACACTGAAGCACTTGAGTACTAGATCACATATAGAGAATCATGCCATCCTCTTGAATCTCCCTAAGCAACCTTTTGTTTGACACaagtcattccagcaataccCAACAATCCTCCAAGAGATCTAGTACCAAATACATCTAGTTTTTGATCTCTGGTTAGCATTTTTTCTAATGTATGTTTTTCTGTTTTCCCCTTTTCCAGGTGGACAAGCTTGGAAAAGCGGTGAATTATGTTGATGCTGCTCTGTCCTTCATGGAATGCGGAAAAGCAATGGAAGAAGGGCCACTGGAGGCGAAATCTCCATATACCATGTACTCAGAAACGGTCGAGCTCATTAGGTGAGTTACATCTGgataaaaagaagcagaaacacaAAGAAGCAAAAATTCATAAAGTGCAGCTCCGCTCTTAATCGTCCTTTTTCTTAAGGTACGCAATGAAGCTTAAGAGCCACTCCGGCCCTGGAGTGAGACAGGAAGACAAACAGCTGGCGGTTTTGTGGTGCGTTTGTGTGCCATCATATCTGTTTGTATTACATTTATCATCGTGCACGACAACCTGTATTCTGAGGATGATTTGTGGTCCCTCTGTGTGCTTTGACTGGTATTTGTGTGTTTGCAGTTTCCGATGCCTTGCTCTCCTTTACTGGCAAATGTTTCGTTTAAAGAAGGACCATGCTCTGAAATACTCCAAAGTGTTGTTGGACTATTTTAAGGTATataaaaaagttaacaaataGCCAATGTGGGGTgcttttatttggtaaaatataaTAATCTGGATGACTGTGTGTCCATTACAGAGCTCTCCAAAAGTGCCTACTACACCGCCGTCTTGGAACGACTCTGGGAAGTAGGTGGCAAataactttatgacatcatattaaagatCTGTTTAATTCAGATTGTGAGAATTTTTCCAGCCACTTGAACCAGAATGGTCGcaattggtttattttgttttcattccCAGGGGTACAGGGGTACCCCCGTCTTCAATCTCACCCAGTGCCAAGCCCCCTGGAAaggggtcacatgggggcagcatCTCCCCCTCCCTCATCAGCATTCCACACCGTATCCACCAGATGGCAGCAAACCACCTGAACATAACTAACAGCGTCTTGTACAGCTACGAGTACTGGGAGGTGGCAGACAACCTTGCAAAGGAGAATAAAGGTAATAACACATTTTAACAGTGGCCTTGACAGTTATTCCATGAGGTCAGAGCCCATTTTGGCCAAATCACTACCTTCCATTTTGCTAAAATGAACCTTTTCAGAGCAATTCTACAGTTGAACTTCATCCACATAccaggtttggtggaaatcaggacCTAGGAGGAGCAgggaaagaaacaaaaaacagaaacgtGTTGCTGAAATTGTAGTTTTCCAGTGGACACATACGATTAATGGGCATAACTGTATTTTGGATgcttataacaaatgtttttttgtttgttggttgttgtttttttaatgaacaatGTCTTTGTTGTTTGTTGCAGAGTTCTTCAACTACTTGAACACTTTATCTGGGCCTTTGACTCTTCACAGTAGCATCTGTCATGCAGTTCAGTACACCAGACAGGCTCTGCAGTGGATACGCATCAGTGCCAAACTCAACTAAGAAAGACGAGGGTTCAGTTTATACCATCGACTGGATCTTCAGAGCTTCACCTAGAAGATACCTGgacctcctctgtgcagctgatgGGAAAACACTGGTGGAGAGACTCTCCGGGAGCTTGACATTTTACTCATCATGTGCTTGAGTTGATCATCGCCCAGGATTTTTTCTGTGTTTATCAAACCGAAACAGTGCAGTCTCATGCATCCACTGGACTTGTACGCAGAGTTTATGTGTGCCGTGGGTTTGATGCCTTTAAAGATTTGCCAAATATCCCGTGGTGACATAAACCTAACTCCCAAAGCACGTGTGACACCTCTTTTTCTGAGTTCGGATTCAGTCAAGTGAACCCTTTGTTTTGGgccaaagaggggaaaaaaataataaaaatgacactgTGTTGTCCAGACTACCAGACATTTGCTAATGAAGCCTTTATAATTGTTTAGATTTGTCAAATCTCTGTGACGTTTtcaaatatttttgtttttactgtgcaaTATTGGGTgtattatgttttttatttaaaaaagagaaagaaatatacaacaacattatgtgtctgatgtaTCAATACCCCTTCTATGCAACATTCATTGTTTCTATTTGTGTTTTGGATTTTgtaacagtgtgtaggatttacggGTGTTTATTATCAGAAAAAGAGAAGAGTTGTATGAGAAAGTCGGGAGTGGCACAGAAGTATGCGAGAGTGGCGCAGGATATGTATGAGGACAGTGTAATAGTGGTGTGAGAGGAATGATGGATGCATTGACGGCGGAGCtgagattacatcaaggatcggcTCTGAGCAATTTTCTTTTTTGCAGTAATGATGGAcgggttgatggatgagatcacacAGTCTCCATGAACTTACTATGTTgtatgcagataacattttgatctgtagtgagagtagagaggcaATTGAGATGAGCAGAGATGTggtgatatgctctggagagaaggggaatgaaactcAGGAGCCAGACATAGGACATATTTGAATGAGTTGAATATTGAGGTTGCAAAGATTAGATGAGGTGAAGATAGATGAGTGTAAATAcgtggggtcaactgtccaaagtaaaggagaatatggtagagaggtgaagaagatagtgcaggcagggtggagtgggtggagaaaaggtGCAGGAGTGACTTGTGACAGGATATCTGCAAGTGTGAAAGGGAAGGTAGTGAGACCAGGTATGTTGGAGAGACGGTGGTGCTAATAAAAAGACcgcaggcagagctgaagatgtgatttTCCATGGGAATAACAACAGTGGACACAATTAAAGAATGAGCCTCTCAGAGGGACAGCGCAGATTGTTTGGAGATAAAGTCAGATGGTGAGATTGAAATGGTTTgagcatgtgcagaggaggaacgcagggtatatagggagaaggatgctgaggatggagtcaccaggcatTCGGAGAAAAGGACAGACAAAGTGAAGGTTTATGATGTAAGAGCAGAGATGTAGGTAGTTGGTGTGACATTTGATGCAGGGTGAGGTGGGGACCGATGATCAACTGTGCCAActtctaatgggagcagctggaaGAAGAAGGTCCCAGTCAACACTATTGTGGTTACATCTTTGATCATTTAATCTGAGCAGACATATAACCACACTTTtcacctaaaatgagtcataaccCTGAAAATGAACAGTCAGCCTTTAGCAGAGGAgcttttacccccccccccccaaaaaaaatttgtCCCAAGTACaacactagaagcactcagagagtgcaaacctccgccaaggctgtggggtcactgatgccataacatctcccaccgtggaatcattgaacctaaaaatgtctaacaatgatgtttgctcagtagtaaaaaaaaaagttgcatctgctgtgactggatagcatgtatccttagcgcttggcatcacagtttattgcaacttgcacccttcccagaagctactgtcatctgagcactgatattgatattgcatgtgcttatagacaaaaacaaataagagacaaaattcaatttattattcaactaaactgcaaatatatgaattttttaacatttatgaaacacttctctaaacaaggccatagggtcactgaccctaaagagattccctccttggcacagtgatctatttctttttgtctctttctctaaaattttatataataatcattagattattaatatataaacaaaaataaatttaagaaatattacaatttgaaaaaatgcacccaaacgtgatgacagctgcaactgcttaatgctagcttttaacattgaaaatgccatagacatgctaactcgttggcatcgggatccggatcgtgatccagatcaccactaaactttaatcacttgttcctcttgtcatttccaaccgctccacaaaatttcaacaaaaataaatttaagaaatattacaatttgaaaacaaatgcacccaaacgtgatgacagctgcaactgcttaatgctagcttttaacattgaaaatgccatagacatgctaactcgttggcatcgggatccggatcgtgatccagatcaccactaaactttaatcacttgttcctcttgtcatttccaaccgctccacaaaatttcaacaaaaataaatttaagaaatattacaatttgaaaacaaatgcacccaaacgtgatgacagctgcaactgcttaatgctaacttttaacattgaaaatgccatagacaagctaacgcgttagcatcgggatccggatcgtgatccagatcaccactaaaatttaatcacttgttcctcttgtcatttccaatcgctccacaaaatttcaacaaaaatacatttaagaaatattacaatttgaaaacaaatg
Proteins encoded in this region:
- the LOC117524670 gene encoding AF4/FMR2 family member 3-like: MISSGSLTVIPLVLFLCQLEGTFSCNDPSPSWAPHKSMLADDLKLSSDEDDTQGVTNESASWDGNSLAVQRARTHGRRVRHSSSDSSASDSTGESGSSSLHSRSPSPDVHRDPVSPVSHVSARPPCTSKETIQQSSAQWQLDKWLKDSRKKSGRGQQDCTQTIPACPPSPRTQKTPSPARSWDSNQEYSPSQSPIPSPQLNYNHNSPLHSPGYSFCPSPSPFPSTCPSPSPSPRHSPIISPGPSICPSPCGSTRASRSPSPINKHPPRSHGSGLLPSRVCHYPQVQSCQQLNQAQPSLNVIPHRTKNRTGLAPLPNADIKSKSTNSACPQQPHQHRLKLRPAEDQDQTQSKSKDGLISNQSHKHKSRLKSNFNPNTKQLGASSITKHTSQLEQIHNNKSNRDFNQTRPAFQSGLQNSSSGEKYLVPTARETNGHCSSHSRYTSKTSSTSDTGSNTKPSLSQYPRAKSWEATAPKLVQAEQTKTSQRKPQSKEQDLDHREVHLTPTESRKPDRKEGRYRQKQQDKQERKEDRRLAEEQLLRRPWIQNSEGEEEEEAIHGQRKKEETSTEEQRRQREQQQGCEWPTVQAKQRPHTNTEQHCPQEESRHQGRTKKGGKSEENKVLQIDTSPSHIISPDPHRQSYSSSSSSSSSESESEYQLKIAKVPADSTSSRTLRKRGQQGPGRPESNRPKAVHPKGPTPGIPGEQQQSEGRQKLYTLVPFGRSEQATAPSQRGLRNLVVQFDLCLLKRVPDSTTNTTPTKNSSSLSSSSTKDKQRDTMKHQHNPETMNKDSKRKRKLENGGSHCESKRSTPYAKDLSGRTDSSSRPSETNFSTETTHNGYLEEYLDNKKPLSPLSPLSPLPNTPESTKSSSKAKNYEHHYSHSHKNKEKTKDTALKPKMEMECVKVLKQPQLLSETWGPIGHKGTMPNHEPPHHAEYYLHEAKRIKHRADAMVDKLGKAVNYVDAALSFMECGKAMEEGPLEAKSPYTMYSETVELIRYAMKLKSHSGPGVRQEDKQLAVLCFRCLALLYWQMFRLKKDHALKYSKVLLDYFKSSPKVPTTPPSWNDSGKGTGVPPSSISPSAKPPGKGSHGGSISPSLISIPHRIHQMAANHLNITNSVLYSYEYWEVADNLAKENKEFFNYLNTLSGPLTLHSSICHAVQYTRQALQWIRISAKLN